One region of Babylonia areolata isolate BAREFJ2019XMU chromosome 29, ASM4173473v1, whole genome shotgun sequence genomic DNA includes:
- the LOC143302336 gene encoding uncharacterized protein LOC143302336, giving the protein MTRVTYLCQLAVLLLVVVCCVHSLRVAPTRPRVCGPVCAIHCPFGNIPDERGCPTCRCRDRPSPPKCRPLCRRYCPNGFLKDRRGCPICACKPTRPVCGPTCRKFCPNGFVKDRRGCNTCVCKPTWPVCGPICKKFCPNGFVKDRRGCPTCRCRPLGCDRYQCNVACLRGRSPPSCCPPCLTRD; this is encoded by the exons ATGACGAGAGTAACCTACCTTTGTCAACTGGCGGTGTTGCTGCTGGTTGTCGTCTGCTGCGTTCACTCTCTTCGTGTTGCGCCTACAC GACCCAGGGTGTGTGGTCCAGTGTGTGCCATCCACTGTCCCTTCGGGAACATTCCGGATGAAAGGGGATGCCCCACCTGTCGCTGTCGGGACA GACCATCCCCACCAAAGTGTAGACCCCTCTGCAGGAGGTACTGTCCTAACGGGTTTCTGAAAGATCGCCGTGGTTGTCCCATCTGTGCTTGCA aaCCAACCCGGCCAGTGTGTGGTCCCACGTGCAGAAAGTTCTGCCCTAACGGGTTTGTGAAAGATCGCCGTGGATGTAACACCTGCGTTTGCA aaCCAACGTGGCCAGTGTGTGGTCCCATCTGCAAGAAGTTCTGTCCTAACGGCTTTGTGAAAGATCGCCGCGGATGTCCCACTTGTAGATGCA GACCATTAGGGTGCGACAGATACCAGTGCAACGTGGCCTGCCTCCGAGGGAGGTCACCCCCTTCGTGTTGTCCCCCCTGCCTCACACGTGACTGA